Proteins from one bacterium genomic window:
- a CDS encoding ChbG/HpnK family deacetylase: MRTKFWPLLSIVALLSACLPLVRQERLIQADQGQPAPPRALIVNADDLGMSDGVTAGIVQAWREGVVTSSSALVNVEGAEARLAQVRREHPGLPIGLHLNVTTGRPVLPPSEVPTLVDARGQFYSRDALMERAPDVSLIELKAELRAQGERLRSLGVRFDHLDYHEGIMFLYTPFYGVVRELAREWKVPVRHPVPETVYGRVSFAGGGGNSGMMWRMIAFGILHPIKAWRMMPYMTPDAFKRQATLLVEEGIASPVSFVDGFFGVASVENFVGMLPQLPPGVNEVAVHPGYVDEQLEHLGGGYVRQREIELAVVRDQGVRRAIEAQGVRLVDFAALRARPSRPD, encoded by the coding sequence ATGCGCACGAAATTCTGGCCTCTGCTTTCGATCGTCGCCTTGCTATCGGCGTGCCTTCCTCTCGTCCGCCAAGAACGCCTCATCCAGGCGGACCAAGGCCAGCCCGCGCCCCCTCGGGCCTTGATCGTGAACGCGGATGATCTGGGGATGAGCGACGGCGTCACGGCAGGCATCGTGCAGGCGTGGCGCGAGGGGGTGGTGACCTCCTCGTCGGCGCTGGTCAACGTCGAGGGGGCCGAGGCGCGGCTCGCCCAGGTCCGCCGAGAGCACCCGGGCCTGCCCATCGGCCTGCACCTGAACGTCACGACCGGCCGCCCCGTCTTGCCGCCGAGCGAGGTGCCCACCTTGGTCGATGCCCGCGGACAGTTCTATTCTCGCGACGCGCTCATGGAGCGCGCGCCGGATGTCTCGCTCATAGAGCTAAAGGCCGAGCTTCGCGCCCAGGGCGAGCGGCTGCGATCGCTCGGGGTGCGCTTCGATCACCTGGACTACCACGAAGGCATCATGTTCCTCTACACGCCCTTCTACGGGGTCGTGCGCGAGCTGGCCCGAGAGTGGAAGGTGCCCGTCCGGCATCCGGTCCCCGAGACGGTCTACGGGCGCGTTTCCTTTGCCGGCGGGGGCGGCAATTCCGGGATGATGTGGAGGATGATCGCCTTCGGCATCCTGCATCCCATCAAGGCCTGGCGCATGATGCCCTACATGACCCCGGACGCCTTCAAGCGGCAGGCGACCTTGCTGGTCGAAGAGGGCATCGCAAGTCCCGTCAGCTTCGTCGACGGCTTCTTCGGGGTGGCCAGCGTCGAGAACTTCGTGGGCATGCTGCCGCAGCTTCCGCCCGGGGTGAACGAGGTGGCCGTCCACCCCGGCTACGTGGACGAGCAACTGGAGCATTTGGGCGGCGGCTACGTCAGACAGCGGGAGATCGAGCTTGCCGTCGTGCGCGATCAAGGTGTGAGGCGGGCGATCGAGGCGCAAGGCGTTCGCTTGGTGGACTTCGCCGCTCTTCGGGCGCGGCCTTCGCGCCCTGATTGA
- a CDS encoding MerR family transcriptional regulator has protein sequence MKDPGKYQIKAVCRLTGLSPDVIRAWERRYAAIAPVRAERNLRLYSEGDVARLLLLKQATAAGHAIGRIASLSDADLSDLVATPEPLPVQPQGVLAQRIIDAVDRLDYLAADEALGHAALVLPPVQLIHEVVLPLLEHVGSRWSHRSLGIAAEHLATSLLRSLLGTILRTRHLDRRHAPVLLGTLPGELHEMGLLVVALMVASCGVPVCYLGPNLPPSELALAAKRIGAFAVGISLVTHPDDARLSALETLAGALEPGTRLWLGGQGISTLPARALPRQAIVLPTLLEVERHLKVASLG, from the coding sequence ATGAAAGATCCCGGCAAGTACCAGATCAAGGCCGTTTGCCGCCTGACGGGGCTCAGCCCCGACGTCATCCGTGCCTGGGAGCGGCGGTATGCCGCGATCGCCCCGGTTCGCGCCGAACGCAACCTCCGCCTGTACAGCGAGGGCGACGTGGCGCGTCTCCTGTTGCTCAAGCAAGCGACGGCCGCAGGTCATGCCATTGGCCGGATCGCCTCCCTTTCGGACGCGGATCTCTCGGACCTCGTCGCCACCCCCGAGCCCCTGCCTGTCCAGCCTCAAGGCGTGCTCGCCCAGCGGATCATCGACGCGGTCGATCGGCTCGATTACCTGGCGGCCGATGAAGCGCTGGGGCATGCGGCTCTCGTCCTTCCCCCTGTTCAGCTGATTCACGAGGTCGTGCTGCCGCTCTTGGAGCACGTCGGGAGCCGGTGGTCGCACCGGTCGCTCGGGATTGCCGCCGAGCACCTGGCCACCTCGCTCTTGAGAAGCCTGCTCGGGACGATCCTGCGGACGCGGCATCTCGATCGCCGCCACGCCCCGGTCTTGCTCGGGACCCTGCCCGGTGAATTGCACGAGATGGGCCTGCTCGTGGTGGCCTTGATGGTCGCCTCTTGCGGGGTGCCCGTGTGCTACCTGGGGCCGAACCTGCCCCCATCCGAGCTCGCGCTTGCCGCCAAGCGGATCGGGGCCTTTGCCGTCGGGATCAGCCTCGTCACGCATCCCGACGACGCCCGCCTTTCCGCGCTCGAAACGCTGGCGGGCGCGCTGGAGCCCGGAACGAGGCTTTGGCTGGGAGGCCAGGGAATCTCCACGCTTCCCGCCCGTGCCCTGCCGCGCCAGGCGATCGTCCTGCCGACGCTCTTGGAGGTCGAACGGCACTTGAAGGTGGCAAGCCTCGGCTAG